A single Montipora foliosa isolate CH-2021 chromosome 7, ASM3666993v2, whole genome shotgun sequence DNA region contains:
- the LOC138010817 gene encoding dehydrogenase/reductase SDR family member 6-like yields the protein MAPGRLQGKEILVTAAAQGIGRSVCEAFAEEGANVLATDINAEKLAELDAIEGIRTKVLSVTDYDAIKSLAKECTKLDVLFNCAGIVHNGTILDCEEKDWDLSFDINVKSMYRMTREFLPVMLSQQSGVVINMASCASSLKGIPNRFVYSATKGAVIALTKALAADFTSSGIRTHAICPGTIDTPSLRDRINSAPDPEEAMKKFLARQKQGRLGTPQEIAKLAVFLASDEAPYMTGCELIIDGGWMLG from the exons ATGGCGCCCGGAAGGTTGCAAGGAAAAGAAATTCTTGTAACTGCAGCAGCACAAGGAATAGGTCGCTCTGTGTGCGAAGCATTTGCTGAAGAAGGCGCTAATGTGCTCGCGACCGATATCAATGCCGAAAAGCTCGCAGAATTGGACGCAATCGAAGGAATACGAACGAAAGTTTTAAGTGTGACAGACTACGATGCGATCAAATCGCTAGCCAAAGAGTGTACAAAGTTGGACGTTCTTTTTAACTGCGCCGGGATAGTTCACAATGGAACCATCTTAGACTGTGAAGAGAAAG acTGGGACCTCTCCTTCGACATTAATGTGAAGAGTATGTATCGTATGACTCGAGAGTTCCTTCCAGTTATGCTATCACAACAGAGTGGAGTGGTCATCAACATGGCATCTTGTGCTTCAAGCCTCAAAGGAATACCAAATCGATTTGTCTATAGTGCTACAAAGGGAGCTGTTATTGCATTAACAAAAGCCCTTGCTGCTGATTTCACTTCCAGTGGTATCCGCACACATGCCATTTGCCCAGGCACAATCGATACCCCTTCGCTGAGAGATCGCATCAACAGTGCTCCAGATCCTGAGGAAGCTATGAAGAAGTTCCTTGCACGACAGAAACAGGGTCGTCTTGGAACTCCACAGGAGATTGCTAAGTTAGCTGTATTTCTTGCATCAGATGAGGCTCCTTACATGACAGGGTGTGAACTCATTATTGACGGTGGATGGATGTTAGGTTAG